In Pseudoliparis swirei isolate HS2019 ecotype Mariana Trench chromosome 9, NWPU_hadal_v1, whole genome shotgun sequence, a genomic segment contains:
- the LOC130199181 gene encoding uncharacterized protein LOC130199181 isoform X2 encodes MANSAWSETILQLLRRMNNFYLPASGRSKCLRFEINGVQVGWIPPHVAPLLTRYPEVFSPPLGGAVSLRRSLDSYEKRSEAVDAVLRTMRREGAFTCLKGWRDEKNSVMPAFSDPPLMWMERAATSLFGVKRYGVHINGYTVGDGGEVRMWLARRSLTKQTYPGLLDNVAAGGIAAGVGIKHTLVKECEEEACIPAAIAAKARPVANVSYTYKDEDGVFPESQFVFDLELPLEFEPRAGDGEVQDFHLLPVDEVKRLLATDDFKPNCAMVALDFLIRHSFIDPDAEPFYQEMVTGLHQTLESEATGGGHFTG; translated from the exons ATGGCTAACTCTGCCTGGTCCGAAACAATACTCCAGCTCCTCCGCCGAATGAATAACTTTTATTTACCAG CCTCCGGCCGGTCCAAGTGCTTAAGGTTTGAGATAAACGGAGTGCAGGTGGGCTGGATTCCTCCGCACGTCGCCCCGCTGTTGACACGGTACCCGGAAGTGTTCAGCCCGCCGCTAGGGGGCGCTGTGTCGCTGCGCCGCAGCCTGGACTCGTACGAGAAGAGGTCGGAGGCTGTGGACGCGGTGCTGCGCACCATGAGACGGGAAGGCGCGTTCACGTGTCTGAAGGGGTGGAGGGATGAG AAGAACAGTGTGATGCCCGCGTTCTCCGACCCTCCTCTGATGTGGATGGAAAGAGCAGCGACGA GTCTTTTTGGCGTGAAGCGCTACGGCGTCCACATCAACGGCTACACCGTCGGCGACGGCGGGGAAGTCCGCATGTGGCTGGCACGCCGTTCCCTCACCAAGCAGACGTACCCCGGACTGCTGGACAATGTG GCGGCGGGTGGCATCGCCGCCGGCGTTGGCATCAAACACACGTTGGTCAAGGAGTGCGAGGAGGAAGCGTGTATCCCAGCAGCCATTGCAGCGAAGGCTCGCCCCGTAGCCAATGTGAG CTACACCTACAAGGACGAGGACGGGGTGTTTCCAGAGAGCCAGTTCGTCTTCGATCTGGAACTTCCTCTGGAGTTCGAGCCCCGCGCCGGAGACGGAGAGGTCCAAGACTTCCACCTGCTGCCCGTCGACGAG gttaaGAGACTGCTGGCCACGGATGACTTCAAACCCAACTGTGCCATGGTGGCCCTGGACTTCCTCATCAGACACTCGTTCATCGATCCAGACGCAG aaCCGTTTTACCAGGAAATGGTGACAGGACTGCATCAGACGTTAGAGAGTGAAGCGACCGGCGGAGGACATTTCACCGGCTAA
- the LOC130199181 gene encoding uncharacterized protein LOC130199181 isoform X3 — translation MANSAWSETILQLLRRMNNFYLPASGRSKCLRFEINGVQVGWIPPHVAPLLTRYPEVFSPPLGGAVSLRRSLDSYEKRSEAVDAVLRTMRREGAFTCLKGWRDEKNSVMPAFSDPPLMWMERAATSLFGVKRYGVHINGYTVGDGGEVRMWLARRSLTKQTYPGLLDNVVSARRDGPETPEISDEKCGGWHRRRRWHQTHVGQGVRGGSVYPSSHCSEGSPRSQCELHLQGRGRGVSREPVRLRSGTSSGVRAPRRRRRGPRLPPAARRRG, via the exons ATGGCTAACTCTGCCTGGTCCGAAACAATACTCCAGCTCCTCCGCCGAATGAATAACTTTTATTTACCAG CCTCCGGCCGGTCCAAGTGCTTAAGGTTTGAGATAAACGGAGTGCAGGTGGGCTGGATTCCTCCGCACGTCGCCCCGCTGTTGACACGGTACCCGGAAGTGTTCAGCCCGCCGCTAGGGGGCGCTGTGTCGCTGCGCCGCAGCCTGGACTCGTACGAGAAGAGGTCGGAGGCTGTGGACGCGGTGCTGCGCACCATGAGACGGGAAGGCGCGTTCACGTGTCTGAAGGGGTGGAGGGATGAG AAGAACAGTGTGATGCCCGCGTTCTCCGACCCTCCTCTGATGTGGATGGAAAGAGCAGCGACGA GTCTTTTTGGCGTGAAGCGCTACGGCGTCCACATCAACGGCTACACCGTCGGCGACGGCGGGGAAGTCCGCATGTGGCTGGCACGCCGTTCCCTCACCAAGCAGACGTACCCCGGACTGCTGGACAATGTGGTGAGCGCACGCCGCGACGGACCGGAGACGCCAGAAATCAGTGACGAGaaat GCGGCGGGTGGCATCGCCGCCGGCGTTGGCATCAAACACACGTTGGTCAAGGAGTGCGAGGAGGAAGCGTGTATCCCAGCAGCCATTGCAGCGAAGGCTCGCCCCGTAGCCAATGTGAG CTACACCTACAAGGACGAGGACGGGGTGTTTCCAGAGAGCCAGTTCGTCTTCGATCTGGAACTTCCTCTGGAGTTCGAGCCCCGCGCCGGAGACGGAGAGGTCCAAGACTTCCACCTGCTGCCCGTCGACGAG gttaa
- the LOC130199146 gene encoding uncharacterized protein LOC130199146 isoform X2, whose translation MANSAWSETILQLLRRMNNFYLPASGRSKCLRFEINGVQVGWIPPHVAPLLTRYPEVFSPPLGGAVSLRRSLDSYEKRSEAVDAVLRTMRREGAFTCLKGWRDEKNSVMPAFSDPPLMWMERAATSLFGVKRYGVHINGYTVGNGGEVRMWLARRSLTKQTYPGLLDSVAAGGIAAGVGIKHTLVKECEEEACIPAAIAAKARPVANVSYTYEDEDGVFPESQFVFDLELPLEFEPRAGDGEVQDFHLLPVDEVKRLLATDDLKPDCAMVALDFLIRHSFIDPDAGLHQTLWSEATGGGHFTG comes from the exons ATGGCTAACTCTGCCTGGTCCGAAACAATACTCCAGCTCCTCCGCCGAATGAATAACTTTTATTTACCAG CCTCCGGCCGGTCCAAGTGCTTAAGGTTTGAGATAAACGGAGTGCAGGTGGGCTGGATTCCTCCGCACGTCGCCCCGCTGTTGACACGGTACCCGGAAGTGTTCAGCCCGCCGCTAGGGGGCGCTGTGTCGCTGCGCCGCAGCCTGGACTCGTACGAGAAGAGGTCGGAGGCTGTGGACGCGGTGCTGCGCACCATGAGACGGGAAGGCGCGTTCACGTGTCTGAAGGGGTGGAGGGATGAG AAGAACAGTGTGATGCCCGCGTTCTCCGACCCTCCTCTGATGTGGATGGAAAGAGCAGCGACGA GTCTTTTTGGCGTGAAGCGCTACGGCGTCCACATCAACGGCTACACCGTCGGCAATGGCGGGGAAGTCCGCATGTGGCTGGCACGCCGTTCCCTCACCAAGCAGACGTACCCCGGACTGCTGGACAGTGTG GCGGCGGGTGGCATCGCCGCCGGCGTTGGCATCAAACACACGTTGGTCAAGGAGTGCGAGGAGGAAGCGTGTATCCCAGCAGCCATTGCAGCGAAGGCTCGCCCCGTAGCCAATGTGAG CTACACCTACGAGGACGAGGACGGGGTGTTTCCAGAGAGCCAGTTCGTCTTCGATCTGGAACTTCCTCTGGAGTTCGAGCCCCGCGCCGGAGACGGAGAGGTCCAAGACTTCCACCTGCTGCCCGTCGACGAG gttaaGAGACTGCTGGCCACGGATGACTTAAAACCCGACTGTGCCATGGTGGCCCTGGACTTCCTCATCAGACACTCGTTTATCGATCCAGACGCAG GACTGCATCAGACGTTATGGAGTGAAGCGACCGGCGGAGGACATTTCACCGGCTAA
- the LOC130199181 gene encoding uncharacterized protein LOC130199181 isoform X1, with protein sequence MANSAWSETILQLLRRMNNFYLPASGRSKCLRFEINGVQVGWIPPHVAPLLTRYPEVFSPPLGGAVSLRRSLDSYEKRSEAVDAVLRTMRREGAFTCLKGWRDEKNSVMPAFSDPPLMWMERAATSLFGVKRYGVHINGYTVGDGGEVRMWLARRSLTKQTYPGLLDNVVSARRDGPETPEISDEKCGGWHRRRRWHQTHVGQGVRGGSVYPSSHCSEGSPRSQCELHLQGRGRGVSREPVRLRSGTSSGVRAPRRRRRGPRLPPAARRRGRCGRHFAFRELPQCRCHPTVLFLKSLPPIWGEIDPLWFNMSEYFYVIHQIKQNVG encoded by the exons ATGGCTAACTCTGCCTGGTCCGAAACAATACTCCAGCTCCTCCGCCGAATGAATAACTTTTATTTACCAG CCTCCGGCCGGTCCAAGTGCTTAAGGTTTGAGATAAACGGAGTGCAGGTGGGCTGGATTCCTCCGCACGTCGCCCCGCTGTTGACACGGTACCCGGAAGTGTTCAGCCCGCCGCTAGGGGGCGCTGTGTCGCTGCGCCGCAGCCTGGACTCGTACGAGAAGAGGTCGGAGGCTGTGGACGCGGTGCTGCGCACCATGAGACGGGAAGGCGCGTTCACGTGTCTGAAGGGGTGGAGGGATGAG AAGAACAGTGTGATGCCCGCGTTCTCCGACCCTCCTCTGATGTGGATGGAAAGAGCAGCGACGA GTCTTTTTGGCGTGAAGCGCTACGGCGTCCACATCAACGGCTACACCGTCGGCGACGGCGGGGAAGTCCGCATGTGGCTGGCACGCCGTTCCCTCACCAAGCAGACGTACCCCGGACTGCTGGACAATGTGGTGAGCGCACGCCGCGACGGACCGGAGACGCCAGAAATCAGTGACGAGaaat GCGGCGGGTGGCATCGCCGCCGGCGTTGGCATCAAACACACGTTGGTCAAGGAGTGCGAGGAGGAAGCGTGTATCCCAGCAGCCATTGCAGCGAAGGCTCGCCCCGTAGCCAATGTGAG CTACACCTACAAGGACGAGGACGGGGTGTTTCCAGAGAGCCAGTTCGTCTTCGATCTGGAACTTCCTCTGGAGTTCGAGCCCCGCGCCGGAGACGGAGAGGTCCAAGACTTCCACCTGCTGCCCGTCGACGAGGTCGGTGTGGCCGGCATTTTGCTTTTCGGGAGCTCCCTCAATGTAGATGCCACCCAActgtattatttttaaaatccttGCCCCCCATATGGGGTGAAATTGACCCATTGTGGTTTAACATGAGCGAATATTTTTATGTCATCCATCAAATTAAACAGAACGTGGGCTAA
- the LOC130199146 gene encoding uncharacterized protein LOC130199146 isoform X1, with protein sequence MANSAWSETILQLLRRMNNFYLPASGRSKCLRFEINGVQVGWIPPHVAPLLTRYPEVFSPPLGGAVSLRRSLDSYEKRSEAVDAVLRTMRREGAFTCLKGWRDEKNSVMPAFSDPPLMWMERAATSLFGVKRYGVHINGYTVGNGGEVRMWLARRSLTKQTYPGLLDSVAAGGIAAGVGIKHTLVKECEEEACIPAAIAAKARPVANVSYTYEDEDGVFPESQFVFDLELPLEFEPRAGDGEVQDFHLLPVDEVKRLLATDDLKPDCAMVALDFLIRHSFIDPDAEQDCIRRYGVKRPAEDISPANGALGARRERIGKEGKIIWDNFGVKVEKRNKEFHLLNLFDNTNGSYHRPRPLHSLLV encoded by the exons ATGGCTAACTCTGCCTGGTCCGAAACAATACTCCAGCTCCTCCGCCGAATGAATAACTTTTATTTACCAG CCTCCGGCCGGTCCAAGTGCTTAAGGTTTGAGATAAACGGAGTGCAGGTGGGCTGGATTCCTCCGCACGTCGCCCCGCTGTTGACACGGTACCCGGAAGTGTTCAGCCCGCCGCTAGGGGGCGCTGTGTCGCTGCGCCGCAGCCTGGACTCGTACGAGAAGAGGTCGGAGGCTGTGGACGCGGTGCTGCGCACCATGAGACGGGAAGGCGCGTTCACGTGTCTGAAGGGGTGGAGGGATGAG AAGAACAGTGTGATGCCCGCGTTCTCCGACCCTCCTCTGATGTGGATGGAAAGAGCAGCGACGA GTCTTTTTGGCGTGAAGCGCTACGGCGTCCACATCAACGGCTACACCGTCGGCAATGGCGGGGAAGTCCGCATGTGGCTGGCACGCCGTTCCCTCACCAAGCAGACGTACCCCGGACTGCTGGACAGTGTG GCGGCGGGTGGCATCGCCGCCGGCGTTGGCATCAAACACACGTTGGTCAAGGAGTGCGAGGAGGAAGCGTGTATCCCAGCAGCCATTGCAGCGAAGGCTCGCCCCGTAGCCAATGTGAG CTACACCTACGAGGACGAGGACGGGGTGTTTCCAGAGAGCCAGTTCGTCTTCGATCTGGAACTTCCTCTGGAGTTCGAGCCCCGCGCCGGAGACGGAGAGGTCCAAGACTTCCACCTGCTGCCCGTCGACGAG gttaaGAGACTGCTGGCCACGGATGACTTAAAACCCGACTGTGCCATGGTGGCCCTGGACTTCCTCATCAGACACTCGTTTATCGATCCAGACGCAG aacAGGACTGCATCAGACGTTATGGAGTGAAGCGACCGGCGGAGGACATTTCACCGGCTAACGGCGCTCTGGGGGCCCGAAGAGAGAGGATTGGAAAGGAGGGGAAGATAATTTGGGATAACTTTGGGGTAAAAGTTGAAAAGAGGAATAAAGAGTTCCACTTATTGAACCTCTTTGACAACACAAACGGCTCGTACCACCGGCCCCGACCCCTCCACAGCCTGCTAGTATGA